Proteins co-encoded in one Flavobacterium fluviale genomic window:
- the lpxK gene encoding tetraacyldisaccharide 4'-kinase, with product MNLLRKILFPFAILYGFITSIRNFLFNKGILKSTSFDLPVIAVGNLSVGGTGKSPQIEYLIRLLSDKYKVATLSRGYKRKSEGFVLADENSNAEILGDEPFQFYQKFPNVLVAVDANRTNGIQQLLSQKEKPEIILLDDAYQHRKVKAGFYILLTSYGDLYADDFMLPTGNLRESRSGAERASIVVVTKCPKNLSEEQQTAIRLKLKLSSSQQVFFTFIDYDEEIYSKKEKISVSEIKSESKLLLAGIAKPKPFYDYLKNENDECLTFPDHHHFSDADLEAIQVKANGRKIITTEKDYVRLKDSKLVSQLYYLPIRSSFINSQKDFDTAILEYVEICA from the coding sequence ATGAACTTACTTCGAAAAATACTTTTCCCTTTTGCCATTTTATATGGTTTTATTACCAGCATTCGTAATTTTCTCTTTAACAAAGGAATTTTAAAATCAACTTCATTTGACCTTCCAGTTATTGCTGTTGGAAATTTAAGTGTAGGTGGAACAGGTAAATCGCCTCAAATAGAATATTTAATTCGATTGTTGTCAGATAAATATAAAGTTGCCACTTTAAGCCGCGGTTATAAAAGAAAATCGGAAGGTTTTGTTTTGGCTGATGAAAATTCAAATGCTGAAATTTTGGGTGATGAACCTTTTCAGTTCTATCAAAAATTTCCAAATGTTCTGGTTGCTGTCGATGCTAATCGTACAAATGGAATTCAGCAATTACTTTCACAAAAGGAAAAACCAGAAATTATTCTGCTTGACGATGCTTATCAGCACAGAAAAGTAAAAGCAGGTTTTTATATCTTGCTGACTTCTTATGGGGATTTATATGCAGATGATTTTATGCTTCCAACAGGAAATCTGCGAGAAAGCAGGAGCGGAGCAGAAAGAGCCAGCATTGTTGTGGTTACAAAATGTCCTAAAAATTTATCTGAGGAACAACAAACTGCAATTAGATTAAAACTTAAATTAAGCAGTTCCCAACAAGTCTTTTTTACTTTTATAGATTATGATGAAGAAATCTACAGCAAGAAAGAAAAAATTTCAGTCAGCGAAATCAAATCTGAATCTAAATTGCTTTTGGCTGGAATTGCAAAACCAAAACCATTTTATGATTATTTAAAGAATGAAAATGATGAATGTCTTACTTTTCCTGACCACCATCATTTTTCCGATGCCGATTTAGAAGCAATTCAGGTTAAAGCAAATGGAAGAAAAATTATTACAACAGAAAAAGATTATGTTCGTTTAAAAGATTCTAAATTGGTTTCACAATTATATTATCTGCCAATAAGAAGTTCTTTTATTAATAGTCAAAAAGATTTTGATACTGCTATTTTGGAGTATGTAGAAATATGTGCCTAA
- a CDS encoding Txe/YoeB family addiction module toxin encodes MGKYFVEFDDIARKDLKNHYKSGNKATIKKIEKILLELTETPFFGEGQPEELKYSLNGYWSRRINQKDRMVYRVEEEIVTVIIVSAMGHYSDK; translated from the coding sequence ATGGGGAAGTATTTTGTAGAATTTGACGATATTGCTCGTAAAGATTTGAAAAATCACTATAAATCAGGAAATAAAGCTACCATAAAAAAGATTGAAAAAATACTTTTAGAACTAACTGAAACCCCTTTTTTTGGAGAAGGACAACCAGAGGAGTTGAAGTATAGCCTTAATGGGTATTGGTCTAGAAGAATTAATCAAAAAGATAGAATGGTTTATCGCGTAGAAGAAGAGATTGTCACCGTTATTATAGTTTCTGCAATGGGTCATTACTCAGATAAATAA
- a CDS encoding DUF2683 family protein — protein sequence MTTIKINEHTKTGKAFMEMFETFFKGLDGIEIVETDSYGQVNEEQSIYSAEFIEKVKKAEENIKQGKTTRLNPDDIWGSIL from the coding sequence ATGACAACTATAAAAATTAACGAACACACGAAGACAGGAAAAGCATTTATGGAAATGTTCGAAACTTTCTTTAAAGGTCTTGATGGTATTGAAATTGTTGAAACGGATAGTTATGGACAGGTTAATGAGGAGCAAAGTATTTATAGTGCTGAATTTATTGAAAAAGTTAAAAAAGCAGAAGAGAATATTAAACAAGGAAAAACGACAAGATTAAATCCAGATGATATATGGGGAAGTATTTTGTAG
- a CDS encoding Nif3-like dinuclear metal center hexameric protein: MKIKNIISSLEEMAPLAYAEDFDNVGLLVGDSETESTGVLVCHDALESVIDEAVAKNCNLVVCFHPILFSGIKKITGKNYVERAILKAIKNDIAIYAVHTALDNHSQGVNKIFCDALGLTNTKILIPKNNFIQKLVTFTVPDNADKVRNALFEAGAGNIGNYDNCSFNTQGFFTFQGNEESNPVIGEKGKLHTGEEIKIEVVFEKHMQSRVLKALFANHIYEEVAYEIYDLQNPHQNIGLGMVGEFENEMDEKDFLLLVKEKMTADGIRHSEFLGRKIKKVAVLGGSGSFAIKNAIQAGAQAFLTADLKYHQFYEAENKLLLADIGHFESERYTKNYIVDYLRKKILNFAIILSEENTNPVKYL; this comes from the coding sequence ATGAAAATCAAAAATATTATATCGTCTCTTGAAGAAATGGCTCCTTTGGCTTATGCCGAAGATTTTGACAATGTCGGACTTTTAGTCGGAGATTCTGAAACCGAATCTACAGGAGTTTTAGTCTGTCATGATGCCTTAGAAAGTGTTATCGACGAAGCTGTTGCTAAAAACTGTAATCTAGTCGTTTGTTTTCACCCGATATTATTTTCTGGAATTAAAAAAATTACAGGCAAAAATTACGTAGAGCGCGCAATCTTAAAAGCCATAAAAAATGATATTGCCATTTATGCCGTTCATACTGCCCTTGACAATCATTCTCAAGGTGTAAATAAAATTTTCTGCGATGCTTTAGGATTAACCAATACCAAAATATTGATTCCTAAAAATAATTTCATTCAAAAATTAGTCACTTTCACTGTTCCTGATAATGCTGATAAAGTTCGAAATGCATTATTTGAAGCTGGGGCCGGCAATATTGGAAATTATGACAATTGCAGCTTTAATACTCAAGGTTTTTTTACTTTTCAGGGAAATGAAGAAAGCAATCCTGTAATTGGAGAAAAAGGGAAACTGCATACTGGGGAAGAAATTAAAATCGAAGTTGTTTTTGAAAAACATATGCAATCAAGAGTTTTAAAAGCTCTTTTTGCAAACCATATTTATGAAGAAGTTGCTTATGAAATTTATGATCTTCAAAATCCCCATCAAAATATTGGATTAGGAATGGTTGGTGAATTTGAAAATGAAATGGATGAAAAAGATTTTCTTCTTTTAGTAAAAGAAAAAATGACTGCCGATGGAATTCGCCATTCTGAGTTTTTAGGAAGAAAAATTAAGAAAGTTGCCGTACTTGGAGGTTCTGGAAGTTTCGCCATAAAAAATGCCATTCAAGCTGGAGCTCAGGCTTTTTTAACTGCGGATTTAAAATATCATCAATTTTATGAAGCCGAAAATAAGCTTCTTTTAGCAGATATTGGTCATTTTGAGAGTGAACGCTATACAAAAAACTATATTGTTGATTATCTTCGAAAAAAAATTCTTAATTTTGCGATCATTTTATCGGAAGAAAATACAAATCCAGTTAAGTACTTATAG
- a CDS encoding zinc ribbon domain-containing protein, with amino-acid sequence MTNTKELSVEDKLRAIYDLQLIDSRIDEIRNVRGELPLEVEDLEDEVAGLSTRSEKLKGELEVIEEQIKAKKNAIDEHKEVIKKYTKQQESVRNNREFNSLTKEVEFQELEIQLAEKQIKEMKASIEHKKEVISNLKEKLDAKSSHLKHKKSELDAIMAETQKEEIFLTEKSAEFAGQIEDRLLAAYNRIRSSVRNGLAVVSIERGASAGSFFTIPPQTQVEIASRKKIITDEHSGRILVDSALAEEEKEKMEQLFSKF; translated from the coding sequence ATGACGAATACGAAAGAATTAAGTGTTGAGGACAAGTTAAGAGCAATATATGATTTACAGCTTATTGACTCTAGAATTGACGAAATCAGAAACGTTAGAGGTGAGCTTCCTTTAGAAGTTGAAGATTTAGAAGATGAAGTTGCAGGTTTGAGCACTCGTTCAGAGAAACTGAAAGGTGAACTTGAAGTGATTGAGGAGCAAATCAAAGCGAAGAAAAACGCTATTGATGAGCATAAAGAGGTTATCAAAAAATACACAAAACAACAGGAATCTGTACGTAATAACAGAGAATTTAATTCTTTGACAAAAGAGGTTGAATTTCAAGAATTAGAAATTCAATTGGCTGAAAAGCAAATAAAAGAAATGAAAGCTTCTATCGAGCACAAAAAAGAAGTTATTTCTAATTTAAAAGAAAAACTTGACGCTAAAAGCTCTCATTTAAAACATAAAAAATCTGAATTGGATGCAATTATGGCTGAGACTCAAAAAGAAGAAATCTTCTTAACTGAGAAATCTGCTGAATTTGCTGGACAAATCGAAGATAGATTATTGGCTGCTTACAACAGAATCAGAAGCAGTGTTCGTAATGGTTTGGCTGTAGTTTCTATTGAAAGAGGAGCTTCTGCTGGGTCTTTCTTTACAATTCCGCCTCAAACTCAGGTAGAAATTGCTTCAAGAAAGAAAATCATCACTGATGAGCACTCTGGAAGAATTTTAGTTGACAGTGCTTTAGCTGAAGAAGAGAAAGAAAAAATGGAACAATTGTTCTCAAAATTCTAA
- a CDS encoding alpha/beta fold hydrolase: MKIKKGIRFITLKSVGSYINFLSYVRPQRATELSYALFSQPRIGRFKKETLPKVLQNTETEIFHHNEHHFQTYIWKGNETKILLVHGWESNASRWKKTLPHLQKSGSTIIAIDAPAHGQSSGKEFNVPLYAEFINKAVEKYQPTIIIGHSIGGAACVYHQYLFPNTSINKMVILGAPSDLKTLIDNYISMLSLNTRMLSLLEGKFINRFNFKLEEFSGQKFASQFTIPGFIAHDTSDKIVAFEEGKKIASNWKNSQFIETSGLGHGMHDDELYEKVIEFLFASEGSK; encoded by the coding sequence TTGAAAATTAAAAAAGGAATTCGTTTTATTACATTAAAATCTGTTGGATCATACATTAACTTTTTGAGTTATGTTCGTCCGCAAAGAGCCACCGAACTTTCTTATGCGCTTTTTAGCCAGCCGCGAATTGGCAGGTTCAAAAAAGAAACTCTTCCAAAAGTGCTGCAAAACACAGAAACAGAAATTTTTCATCATAACGAACATCATTTTCAAACCTATATCTGGAAAGGAAATGAAACCAAAATTTTACTAGTTCACGGCTGGGAAAGTAATGCCTCGCGCTGGAAAAAAACTTTACCACACTTACAAAAATCTGGAAGTACTATTATTGCAATTGATGCACCAGCACACGGACAAAGCAGCGGAAAAGAATTTAACGTGCCGCTTTATGCGGAATTTATTAATAAAGCGGTTGAAAAATATCAGCCGACTATTATTATCGGGCATTCTATTGGCGGCGCTGCCTGCGTGTATCATCAGTATTTATTTCCGAATACGAGTATCAATAAAATGGTAATTCTTGGCGCTCCATCAGATCTCAAAACTTTGATTGATAATTATATTTCAATGCTGAGCCTGAACACTAGAATGTTATCACTCTTAGAAGGTAAATTCATAAATCGATTCAACTTTAAACTAGAAGAATTTTCAGGACAAAAATTTGCATCCCAATTTACTATCCCAGGTTTCATTGCCCATGATACTTCGGATAAAATTGTTGCTTTTGAAGAAGGAAAAAAAATCGCCAGTAATTGGAAAAACAGTCAGTTCATCGAAACTAGCGGTTTAGGCCACGGAATGCATGATGATGAATTGTATGAGAAAGTGATTGAGTTTTTGTTTGCTTCTGAAGGGTCAAAGTAA
- a CDS encoding antibiotic biosynthesis monooxygenase family protein — translation MIAVIFEVIPNEGKKEEYLDIAASLRPELNSIDGFISIERFQSLNDPGKILSLSFWKDEESIQQWRNLEMHRHAQSKGRNGIFKDYHLRIAAVVRDYGMFERKETPDDSSIFHD, via the coding sequence ATGATCGCCGTAATTTTCGAAGTCATTCCCAATGAAGGAAAAAAAGAAGAATATCTGGATATTGCTGCTAGTCTCCGCCCTGAATTAAATAGTATTGATGGCTTTATTTCTATAGAAAGATTTCAAAGTTTGAATGATCCTGGCAAAATTTTGTCTTTATCTTTTTGGAAAGATGAAGAAAGTATTCAGCAATGGCGAAATCTCGAAATGCATCGTCACGCGCAATCAAAAGGAAGAAATGGAATTTTTAAAGATTATCATTTACGAATTGCAGCTGTAGTTCGCGATTACGGAATGTTTGAAAGAAAAGAAACTCCTGACGATAGTTCCATTTTTCATGACTGA
- the rluF gene encoding 23S rRNA pseudouridine(2604) synthase RluF, protein MEENLKRLNKFIGETGYCSRREADKLIEEGRVTINGAVPEMGTKVSPQDEVRIDGKLIVEKHEKLVYLAFNKPVGIECTTNLEVKNNIVDYINYPKRIFPIGRLDKASEGLIFMTNDGDIVNKILRARNNHEKEYTVTVDRPITDRFIQRMGNGVPILDTVTKKCKVEQISKYTFKIILTQGLNRQIRRMAEYLGYEVTALKRIRIINISLDVPVGRYRDLTDDEIKELNQLIEPSSKTEEASFPKVENLNKNSNQSSSRRTTFISKHDPRFKKRGDQ, encoded by the coding sequence ATGGAAGAAAATCTAAAACGTCTTAATAAATTTATTGGCGAAACGGGCTATTGTTCTCGTCGTGAAGCCGATAAATTGATCGAAGAAGGACGCGTAACAATAAATGGCGCTGTGCCAGAAATGGGGACTAAAGTTTCTCCACAAGATGAAGTGCGTATTGACGGAAAACTAATTGTTGAAAAACATGAAAAATTGGTTTATCTGGCATTTAACAAACCAGTCGGAATTGAGTGCACAACCAATCTTGAAGTTAAAAATAATATCGTAGACTATATTAATTATCCGAAACGTATTTTTCCAATCGGAAGATTGGATAAAGCAAGTGAAGGATTAATTTTCATGACAAATGATGGTGACATCGTCAACAAAATTCTACGCGCCAGAAACAATCACGAAAAAGAATATACCGTTACTGTTGACAGACCTATTACAGATCGATTTATCCAGCGTATGGGAAATGGTGTTCCGATTCTAGATACGGTTACCAAAAAATGTAAAGTAGAACAAATCAGTAAATACACCTTTAAAATCATTTTAACGCAGGGATTAAACCGCCAAATTAGAAGAATGGCAGAATACTTGGGTTATGAAGTTACGGCGCTTAAACGTATCCGAATTATCAATATTTCTTTGGATGTTCCTGTTGGGCGTTACCGTGATTTAACTGATGATGAGATAAAAGAATTAAATCAGTTGATTGAGCCTTCTAGCAAAACTGAAGAAGCGAGTTTTCCAAAAGTGGAAAACCTGAATAAAAATTCAAACCAAAGTTCGAGTCGAAGAACAACGTTTATTTCTAAACATGATCCTCGATTTAAAAAAAGAGGAGATCAATAA
- a CDS encoding DUF4153 domain-containing protein: MKKHQIIFACTAVFILLFYNESVGINLSIFGVVLTLLISYFFQEKFVDRSHLVLVMTSILSCFAFAWYGDAASFFALALSILFLQFKTQDGELKSVQVFPLIFLNGITSLGRIFLFHQWLPERKIHNDFAKKFVAFVVIPVIFLGLFFIAYSFGSNHFASLFTDYQLDINLPQLILVTILGFYISFSFWNYWVPDVCYQYNSKLSNDFTNISEVKNQSTFSFLDLDFERKSGEITLVLLNIMLLVFIGTYNYEQFFEVVEKTNLSADTHERVNSVIFSILMAVGLIMFYFKGGFNFDEKAARLKKLAKIWIVLNGFLILSAIIKNSEYISVFGLTYKRLGVYAFLILSIVGLVFVFLKIKKQKTNSYLVNNMIWYFYGTLLLCSFVNWGNLITNYNISVNKCTEPKFLSGLNFNDDARREYFLKNNLNGGYDESSREEMILNYQNESFLSKALYYEFLNEKNK; this comes from the coding sequence ATGAAAAAACATCAAATTATCTTTGCCTGTACAGCAGTTTTTATCCTGCTTTTTTACAACGAATCTGTTGGTATTAATCTCTCTATTTTTGGAGTAGTTCTCACTCTTTTAATTAGTTACTTCTTTCAGGAGAAATTTGTGGACCGATCACATTTGGTTTTAGTTATGACTTCTATTTTGTCTTGTTTTGCTTTTGCGTGGTACGGAGATGCCGCTTCGTTTTTTGCTTTAGCACTTTCAATTCTGTTTTTACAATTTAAAACTCAAGACGGCGAACTTAAAAGCGTACAAGTTTTTCCGTTAATTTTCTTAAACGGAATCACTTCTCTAGGACGTATTTTTCTTTTTCACCAATGGCTTCCAGAACGAAAAATTCATAATGATTTTGCAAAGAAATTTGTTGCCTTTGTAGTTATTCCCGTTATTTTTCTAGGATTGTTTTTCATCGCTTATTCTTTCGGAAGTAATCATTTTGCGTCATTATTTACCGATTATCAATTAGATATAAATCTGCCGCAATTAATATTGGTTACAATCTTGGGATTTTATATTTCTTTCAGTTTTTGGAATTATTGGGTTCCAGACGTTTGTTATCAATACAACTCAAAACTAAGCAATGATTTTACTAATATTTCTGAAGTAAAAAATCAAAGTACATTTTCATTTCTAGATCTTGATTTCGAGAGAAAAAGCGGTGAAATCACATTGGTTTTATTAAATATTATGCTTTTGGTTTTTATCGGTACTTATAATTATGAACAGTTTTTTGAAGTGGTAGAGAAAACAAATTTAAGCGCAGATACGCACGAACGAGTAAACTCAGTAATTTTTTCGATCTTGATGGCAGTAGGATTAATCATGTTCTACTTTAAAGGCGGATTTAATTTTGATGAAAAAGCAGCACGCTTAAAGAAACTTGCTAAAATTTGGATTGTTTTAAATGGTTTTTTAATCTTAAGCGCCATAATTAAAAACTCAGAATACATTTCTGTCTTTGGTTTAACTTATAAAAGATTGGGTGTATATGCCTTTTTGATTTTATCTATCGTAGGTTTGGTTTTTGTTTTTCTAAAAATTAAAAAGCAAAAAACAAATTCTTATCTGGTAAATAATATGATTTGGTATTTTTATGGAACATTGTTATTATGCAGTTTTGTGAACTGGGGGAATCTGATTACAAATTATAATATCTCTGTAAATAAATGTACCGAACCCAAATTTTTAAGTGGACTTAACTTTAATGATGACGCCCGACGCGAATATTTTTTAAAAAATAATTTAAATGGCGGCTATGATGAAAGCAGCAGGGAGGAAATGATTTTGAACTATCAGAATGAAAGTTTTTTATCTAAAGCTTTGTATTATGAATTTTTAAATGAAAAGAATAAGTAA
- a CDS encoding winged helix-turn-helix domain-containing protein, producing the protein MGIIDKLNKDFESRVRLGIMSILMVNDWVDFTEMKTLLDITDGNLASHSSALEKAGYIEVKKEFVGKKPRTSYQVTDLGRVAFKEHLSYLEKLMRS; encoded by the coding sequence ATGGGAATCATTGATAAACTAAATAAAGATTTCGAAAGTCGTGTCAGATTAGGTATTATGTCTATTCTGATGGTCAATGATTGGGTAGATTTTACCGAAATGAAAACGCTATTAGATATCACCGACGGTAATTTAGCCAGTCATTCTTCTGCGCTAGAAAAAGCCGGTTATATTGAAGTAAAAAAAGAATTTGTAGGCAAAAAACCAAGAACGTCTTACCAAGTAACCGACTTAGGGCGCGTGGCTTTTAAGGAACATTTATCTTATCTCGAAAAATTGATGAGATCTTAG
- a CDS encoding magnesium transporter CorA family protein, translating into MKISKCCDKILYFEMKAFYTNNNGLIEIPKWTSNCWIHIESPTETEKNYLLEELQIPEAFYNDIEDIDERPRIEVEDGWTLIIMRIPIKSGDVKIPFHTVPLGLIFKDDICVTISFYKTEIIADFVSYSQRKNIEIEDNFNLVLRLLLSSSVWYLKYLKQINQKIKLAEDNLEKSIKNEELQALLQIEKCFVFFITSLKANDVLFQRIKNLKAHKANYDPELLEDVEIELNQAQDTANIYNNILTGMMDAYASVISNNMNNIMKQMTSISIILMIPTLIASLYGMNVPNGLEESRYGIWILLLVSIILSSFGVFLFKRRRWF; encoded by the coding sequence TTGAAAATTTCAAAATGCTGCGATAAAATCCTGTATTTTGAAATGAAAGCCTTTTACACAAACAACAACGGATTGATTGAAATCCCAAAATGGACTTCTAATTGCTGGATTCATATCGAATCTCCAACAGAAACAGAAAAAAACTACTTACTAGAAGAACTTCAAATTCCCGAAGCATTTTACAATGATATTGAGGACATCGACGAAAGACCTCGTATAGAAGTCGAAGATGGCTGGACGTTAATTATCATGAGAATCCCCATTAAAAGTGGAGATGTAAAAATACCCTTTCATACGGTTCCTCTCGGACTAATTTTTAAAGATGATATCTGTGTTACAATCAGTTTTTATAAAACAGAAATCATTGCCGACTTTGTTTCGTATTCACAGCGCAAAAATATCGAAATCGAAGATAATTTCAATTTAGTACTGAGACTGCTTTTGTCATCAAGCGTCTGGTACTTAAAATATCTGAAACAAATCAATCAAAAAATAAAACTGGCAGAAGATAATTTAGAGAAATCTATCAAAAATGAAGAATTACAAGCTCTGCTTCAAATCGAAAAATGTTTTGTATTCTTCATCACCTCTTTAAAAGCAAATGACGTTTTATTTCAAAGAATTAAAAATCTAAAAGCGCACAAAGCCAATTACGATCCCGAGTTACTGGAAGATGTCGAAATCGAATTAAATCAGGCGCAGGATACGGCCAATATTTACAACAACATCCTAACCGGAATGATGGATGCCTATGCTTCGGTTATTTCAAATAATATGAATAACATTATGAAACAGATGACCTCCATTTCGATCATCTTAATGATTCCAACCCTAATTGCCAGTTTGTACGGAATGAACGTCCCAAATGGTCTGGAAGAAAGCAGATACGGAATCTGGATTTTACTTTTAGTTTCTATAATCCTATCCAGTTTTGGGGTCTTTTTATTCAAAAGAAGAAGATGGTTTTAA
- a CDS encoding bifunctional 5,10-methylenetetrahydrofolate dehydrogenase/5,10-methenyltetrahydrofolate cyclohydrolase produces MQLLDGKKTSNDIKNEIAAEVQSIKAAGGKVPHLAAVLVGNNGASLTYVGSKVKSCQEIGFDSTLVSLPETITEEELLAKIKELNEDDNLDGYIVQLPLPKHIDEQKILLAIDPDKDVDGFHPTNFGRMALEMESFIPATPFGIMELLERYKVETAGKHTVVIGRSHIVGRPMSILMSRKGNPGDSTVTLTHSRTKNLEEFTKNADIIITALGVPEFLKADMVKEGVTVIDVGITRVDDASNSKGYVIKGDVDFDGVSKKASFITPVPGGVGPMTIAMLLKNTLLARKMRSAKNK; encoded by the coding sequence ATGCAGCTACTAGACGGTAAAAAAACATCTAACGACATTAAAAACGAAATTGCAGCCGAAGTTCAATCTATAAAAGCAGCTGGAGGAAAAGTGCCTCATTTAGCAGCAGTTTTAGTTGGAAATAATGGAGCAAGTTTAACTTACGTAGGAAGTAAAGTAAAATCATGTCAGGAAATCGGATTTGATTCAACTTTAGTAAGTCTGCCAGAAACCATTACCGAAGAAGAATTGCTGGCAAAAATTAAAGAGTTAAACGAAGATGATAATCTAGACGGGTATATCGTTCAGTTACCATTGCCAAAGCATATCGACGAGCAAAAAATCTTATTAGCAATCGATCCTGATAAAGATGTAGACGGATTCCATCCAACTAACTTTGGAAGAATGGCGCTTGAAATGGAAAGTTTTATTCCAGCAACACCATTCGGAATTATGGAATTGTTAGAGCGTTACAAAGTCGAAACTGCAGGAAAACATACCGTAGTAATTGGAAGAAGCCATATTGTAGGACGTCCAATGAGTATTTTAATGAGCCGTAAAGGAAATCCAGGAGATTCTACAGTTACACTAACACACAGCCGAACTAAAAATTTAGAAGAATTTACTAAAAATGCAGATATCATTATTACAGCATTAGGAGTTCCAGAATTTTTAAAAGCTGACATGGTAAAAGAAGGAGTGACAGTTATTGATGTTGGAATTACGCGTGTTGATGATGCATCAAACTCAAAAGGATATGTTATTAAAGGAGATGTAGATTTTGACGGCGTAAGCAAAAAAGCATCATTTATTACACCAGTTCCAGGTGGAGTAGGACCAATGACAATTGCAATGTTGTTAAAAAATACACTATTAGCAAGAAAAATGAGAAGCGCAAAAAACAAGTAA
- the ffh gene encoding signal recognition particle protein yields the protein MFDNLSDKLDKAFHILKGHGKITEVNVADTLKEVRRALLDADVNFKIAKDFTAKVKEKAIGQDVLTTLQPGQLLVKLVKDELTELMGGDVAGINLSGTPTVILMSGLQGSGKTTFSGKLANFLKTKKNKKPLLVACDIYRPAAINQLHVVGDQIGVEVYSEPENKNPVEIAQNAIKHAKANGFNVVIVDTAGRLAVDQEMMDEIARVHKAIQPQETLFVVDSMTGQDAVNTAKAFNDILNFDGVILTKLDGDTRGGAALSIKSIVNKPIKFVGTGEKMEAIDVFYPERMAERILGMGDVVSLVERAQEQFDEEEARKLQKKIAKNEFGFDDFLTQIQQVKKMGNMKDLVGMIPGASKAMKDVEIEDDAFKHIEAIIHSMTPIERSKPAIIDVKRKARIAKGSGTKVEQVNQLMKQFDQMSKMMKMMQGPGGKNLMKMMGGMKGMPGGMPK from the coding sequence ATGTTTGATAATTTAAGTGATAAGTTAGATAAAGCGTTCCATATATTAAAAGGACACGGTAAAATTACAGAAGTAAACGTTGCCGATACCTTAAAAGAAGTTCGTCGTGCTTTACTTGATGCCGATGTTAACTTTAAAATTGCTAAAGATTTTACGGCTAAAGTAAAAGAAAAAGCAATTGGTCAGGACGTACTTACAACCTTACAGCCAGGACAATTATTAGTTAAACTGGTAAAAGACGAGTTGACAGAATTAATGGGTGGAGATGTTGCTGGTATTAACTTATCTGGAACTCCAACTGTTATTTTGATGTCAGGACTTCAAGGTTCTGGTAAAACAACTTTCTCAGGAAAATTAGCCAACTTCTTAAAAACAAAGAAAAATAAAAAACCACTTCTTGTAGCGTGTGATATCTACCGTCCAGCGGCGATTAATCAGTTACATGTTGTTGGAGATCAGATAGGTGTTGAGGTTTACTCAGAACCAGAAAATAAAAATCCTGTAGAAATTGCACAAAACGCAATTAAGCATGCCAAAGCAAACGGATTCAATGTTGTAATTGTCGATACAGCAGGTCGTTTGGCAGTAGATCAGGAAATGATGGATGAAATTGCACGTGTTCACAAAGCAATTCAACCACAAGAAACATTGTTCGTTGTCGATTCTATGACAGGACAAGACGCTGTAAATACAGCAAAAGCTTTCAACGATATCTTAAACTTTGATGGAGTTATCTTAACGAAATTAGACGGTGATACTCGTGGTGGAGCAGCACTTTCAATCAAATCGATTGTAAACAAACCAATCAAATTTGTGGGTACTGGAGAAAAAATGGAAGCAATTGATGTTTTCTATCCAGAACGTATGGCTGAGCGTATCCTTGGTATGGGAGACGTTGTGTCTCTTGTAGAAAGAGCTCAGGAACAATTTGATGAAGAAGAAGCTAGAAAACTTCAAAAGAAAATCGCTAAAAACGAATTTGGTTTTGATGACTTCTTAACGCAGATCCAGCAGGTAAAGAAAATGGGTAATATGAAAGACTTGGTAGGAATGATACCAGGAGCTTCAAAAGCCATGAAAGATGTTGAAATTGAAGATGATGCTTTTAAACATATCGAAGCAATTATTCACTCGATGACACCAATCGAAAGAAGCAAACCAGCGATTATCGACGTAAAAAGAAAGGCCAGAATTGCAAAAGGTTCGGGAACAAAAGTCGAGCAGGTAAATCAGTTAATGAAGCAGTTTGACCAAATGAGCAAGATGATGAAGATGATGCAGGGGCCAGGCGGAAAAAATCTGATGAAAATGATGGGAGGCATGAAAGGAATGCCAGGAGGAATGCCGAAATAA